A single region of the Nicotiana sylvestris chromosome 6, ASM39365v2, whole genome shotgun sequence genome encodes:
- the LOC104213156 gene encoding trihelix transcription factor ENAP1-like encodes MCRRPTSILLTLPSLLLLLNLIPPPPFTKFNSVVAVSPSTPMSDDDLVASPSSNNNSPSPPPSPSSPPPSTNNELVNSLPPSTIPPASTRPAAFPAREDCWSEAATHTLIEAWGSHYLELKRGNLRQKHWQEVANAVNALHGHTKKQYRTDIQCKNRIDTLKKKYKIEKARVSQSHGRYASPWPFFNGLDALIGDNFKPSPAPVTVASRRKTPPMLLPPPSAVPVGPRSKRPAAAMEDAVSRRNFSAMAAAAAAAAVSEESDEEEESETSSPAAISLTGARKEESGALAEGCSRLAEAIGRFAEIYERVEDAKQRQMVELEKQRMQFAKDLEIQRMKLIMESQVQLEKLKRAKSNSQADGYL; translated from the coding sequence ATGTGCCGTCGACCAACCAGTATACTTCTCACcctcccctctcttcttcttctgctaAACCTAATTCCTCCACCACCGTTCACCAAATTCAATTCCGTTGTCGCCGTCTCACCGTCGACTCCGATGTCCGACGACGATCTCGTCGCCAGTCCCTCCTCGAATAATAATTCTCCGTCTCCCCCTCCCTCTCCGTCATCTCCACCGCCCTCAACCAACAACGAACTAGTTAATTCTCTTCCACCGTCGACGATCCCGCCGGCGTCAACTCGACCGGCGGCTTTTCCCGCTCGCGAGGACTGCTGGTCGGAGGCGGCGACTCATACTCTTATCGAAGCGTGGGGGTCCCACTACCTGGAGCTAAAACGCGGCAATCTCCGGCAGAAGCACTGGCAGGAGGTGGCTAACGCCGTTAATGCCCTTCACGGCCACACAAAGAAGCAATATCGCACCGATATACAGTGCAAAAATCGCATCGATACATTGAAGAAGAAGTATAAGATCGAAAAAGCTAGGGTTTCTCAATCCCACGGCCGGTACGCCTCCCCGTGGCCGTTTTTCAACGGTCTCGACGCTCTAATCGGCGATAATTTCAAACCGTCGCCGGCGCCGGTAACAGTCGCTTCTCGCCGGAAGACACCTCCGATGCTTCTTCCCCCGCCTTCTGCAGTACCGGTTGGTCCTCGGTCAAAGCGGCCGGCGGCAGCCATGGAGGATGCCGTTTCCCGGAGAAATTTCTCCGCCATGGCTGCGGCAGCCGCTGCGGCAGCTGTCTCTGAGGAATCGGACGAAGAGGAGGAGTCGGAAACTTCAAGTCCAGCGGCCATATCTCTGACCGGTGCTCGGAAGGAGGAGAGTGGAGCATTGGCAGAGGGTTGTAGTAGGTTAGCTGAGGCAATAGGAAGGTTTGCAGAGATTTATGAACGGGTTGAAGATGCTAAGCAGAGACAAATGGTGGAATTGGAGAAGCAGAGAATGCAATTCGCAAAGGATTTGGAGATTCAAAGAATGAAACTCATTATGGAGTCACAAGTCCAGCTTGAAAAGCTTAAACGCGCTAAGAGCAATTCACAAGCTG
- the LOC138870403 gene encoding uncharacterized protein: METICIIVTFNGRWTEDYKYLDHQTKLVLVLEAILFEDFIKHIFEVIELDRDKFEAVIWFDINLGTSNGMLVSKDLDLHTCIELLKAHSLFKGCRFIVDISERVFGSTSTFEHVNRETQHDNQNKYQQIIIIEIDNEQALDIQVLESAPVIEEVAEKTSTQLTRRRSNLKQKKSPTTILRENASLDEIKVGSIFDKKKSIINYFSNIAIKGHFEFKVVRSSSTRYSLKYNDDRYGWCVCAFRIKDSILFKIVKIEKNYDCSVSTMKADQRHATSKLISGYIINNLRDPRFEVTPAFVMAKMQKLHGLDIGYHKAWRAIQRASALIRGTPEENYELLSSYLYMMRSKNPETYTNTKIDDDNRFLYMFYTYGSSISGWNHCRTEIVVDATFLKSKFRDVLMISVSKDANNQIFSLAFGIAESENNNSYEWYFSELRTAIGSRENLIFLSYRHQAIAYDIAKVYPESHHGICIYHLQQNLKRRKVKSEVIKFSKVLQEYTCAKNLIYTCQI; this comes from the exons ATGGAAACAATATGCATTATAGTTACTTTTAATGGTAGATGGACTGAAGACTATAAGTATCTTGATCATCAAACAAAGCTTGTTCTAGTACTTGAGGCAATTCTGTTTGAAGATTTCATTAAACATATCTTTGAAGTTATTGAATTGGATAGAGACAAGTTTGAAGCAgtgatatggtttgatatcaacctTGGAACAAGCAATGGAATGCTTGTATCCAAAGATTTAGATCTTCACACATGTATAGAGTTACTAAAAGCTCATTCACTCTTCAAGGGCTGTCGTTTCATTGTTGATATTTCGGAAAGAGTTTTTGGATCTACAAGCACCTTTGAACATGTCAACAGAGaaactcaacatgacaatcaaAATAAATACCAACAGATAAT CATTATAGAGATTGACAACGAACAAGCTTTGGATATTCAAGTCTTAGAGAGTGCACCGGTAATCGAAGAAGTTGCTGAAAAAACCTCTACTCAACTAACTAGACGAAGGTCAAATCTGAAACAAAAAAAATCCCCAACTACGATATTAAGAGAAAATGCTTCGTTGGATGAAATAAAAGTGGGATCAATATTTGACAAAAAGAAGAGTATAATTAACTATTTTTCGAATATTGCAATTAAAGGGCATTTTGAATTCAAGGTTGTTAGATCAAGCTCAACAAGATATTCGTTGAAATACAATGATGATAGGTATGGGTGGTGTGTGTGTGCTTTCAGAATTAAAGATTCAATACTGTTCAAGATAGTAAAGATTGAGAAAAATTATGACTGCTCTGTTAGCACTATGAAAGCTGATCAAAGGCATGCAACTTCAAAGTTGATTAGTGGTTACATTATCAACAATCTTCGAGACCCAAGGTTTGAAGTTACACCAGCTTTTGTCATggcaaaaatgcaaaaattgcatGGACTAGACATTGGGTATCACAAGGCGTGGCGTGCTATTCAACGTGCTTCCGCTTTAATAAGAGGAACTCCTGAAGAGAATTATGAATTATTGTCTTCATACTTGTATATGATGAGAAGTAAAAACCCGGAAACATATACTAACACAAAGATAGACGACGACAACAG gtttctttatatgttttatACATATGGATCATCAATATCTGGTTGGAACCATTGTAGAACAGAGATTGTTGTTGATGCAACTTTTTTGAAGTCAAAATTTCGTGATGTTTTAATGATTTCTGTTTCAAAGGATGCAAATAACCAAATTTTCTCACTAGCCTTTGGAATAGCAGAATCTGAAAATAACAATTCCTATGAGTGGTACTTTAGTGAGCTTCGCACTGCAATTGGGAGCCgtgagaatttaatttttttatcataCAGGCATCAAGCTATTGCATATGACATTGCAAAGGTATATCCTGAAAGCCATCATGGGATTTGTATCTATCATTTGCAGCAGAACCTAAAGCGAAGGAAAGTGAAAAGTGAGGTCATAAAATTTTCCAAAGTGCTGCAAGAGTATACATGCGCAAAGAATTTGATCTATACATGTCAGATATAG